A DNA window from Thermosynechococcaceae cyanobacterium Okahandja contains the following coding sequences:
- a CDS encoding aspartate aminotransferase: protein MALDWIAPADRLGALPPYVFARLDELKLQARQQGLDLIDLGMGNPDGSAPRPVIEAAIAAFEEPSYHGYPPFEGTAVFRQAITRWYYRRYNVSLDADGEALPLLGSKEGLTHLALAYVNPGDVVLVPSPAYPAHFRGPAIAGASIYPLILKPEKQWLIDVSEIPTEVARQAKVLYFNYPSNPTAATAPRSFFEEIVAFAREYQILLVHDLCYAELAFDGYQPTSLLEIEGAKEIGVEFHTLSKTYNMAGWRVGFVVGNRHIIQGLRTLKTNLDYGVFSVLQKAAEVALSLPDSYLASVCDRYRQRRDFLIQGLGELGWQIPPTKATMYLWVPTPPGLGSTDFALKLLQETGVVVTPGNAFGEGGEGYVRISLIANCDRLGEALRRMAEANIRFSSLAR from the coding sequence ATGGCATTGGATTGGATTGCCCCCGCCGATCGCCTTGGGGCATTGCCGCCTTATGTCTTTGCCCGTCTTGATGAGCTGAAGCTGCAAGCCCGGCAGCAGGGGTTAGATCTCATTGACCTTGGCATGGGTAACCCCGATGGCTCTGCGCCGCGCCCTGTCATCGAGGCGGCGATCGCGGCCTTTGAAGAGCCGAGCTACCACGGCTATCCACCCTTTGAGGGGACGGCGGTGTTCCGGCAGGCCATTACCCGCTGGTACTACCGTCGCTACAATGTGTCTCTGGATGCCGATGGCGAAGCCCTGCCCCTGTTAGGCTCCAAAGAAGGCCTCACTCATCTGGCCTTAGCTTACGTGAATCCGGGGGATGTGGTACTTGTGCCCAGTCCCGCTTATCCGGCGCATTTTCGCGGGCCCGCGATCGCGGGTGCCAGCATCTACCCCCTCATCCTCAAGCCAGAGAAGCAGTGGCTCATTGATGTCAGCGAGATTCCCACAGAAGTCGCGCGCCAAGCCAAGGTGCTGTACTTTAACTATCCCAGTAACCCAACGGCGGCCACGGCTCCCCGCTCTTTTTTTGAGGAGATTGTTGCCTTTGCGCGGGAGTACCAGATTCTGCTGGTTCATGACCTGTGCTACGCGGAACTGGCCTTTGATGGTTATCAGCCGACGAGCTTGCTGGAAATTGAGGGTGCCAAAGAGATTGGCGTTGAGTTTCATACCCTCTCAAAAACCTACAATATGGCGGGTTGGCGGGTTGGCTTTGTGGTAGGCAACCGCCACATTATCCAAGGCCTGCGGACGCTGAAAACCAATCTGGACTATGGGGTTTTTTCGGTGCTCCAAAAGGCTGCCGAAGTGGCCCTGAGCTTGCCCGATAGTTACTTAGCGTCTGTGTGCGATCGCTACCGGCAGCGGCGGGATTTTTTAATTCAGGGGTTAGGGGAGTTGGGTTGGCAGATTCCACCAACGAAAGCCACGATGTACCTGTGGGTGCCAACGCCACCCGGACTAGGTTCCACCGATTTTGCCCTGAAATTGCTTCAGGAAACAGGCGTGGTGGTCACCCCCGGCAATGCCTTTGGGGAGGGGGGGGAAGGCTACGTGCGCATTAGCCTCATTGCTAACTGCGATCGCCTTGGCGAAGCCCTGCGGCGTATGGCGGAGGCCAACATTCGCTTTTCAAGTTTGGCGCGCTAA
- a CDS encoding inorganic diphosphatase, which yields MSIDLSRIPAQPKPGLINVLVEIAGGSRNKYEFDKDMNAFALDRVLYSAVNYPYDYGFVPNTLADDGDPLDGLVMMDEPTFPGCVIAARPIGMLEMIDSGDRDEKILCVPAADPRYAEVKSLKDVAPHRLEEIAEFFRTYKNLQKKVTEILGWQDVEAVQPLVEKCINAYKG from the coding sequence ATGAGTATTGACCTAAGCCGCATTCCTGCCCAACCCAAGCCCGGACTCATCAATGTGTTAGTGGAAATTGCCGGGGGGAGCCGCAACAAGTACGAGTTTGACAAGGACATGAATGCCTTTGCCTTGGATCGCGTCCTCTACTCGGCGGTGAACTATCCCTACGACTACGGCTTTGTCCCCAATACCCTAGCCGATGATGGCGACCCCCTTGATGGCCTGGTGATGATGGATGAGCCAACGTTTCCCGGCTGTGTGATTGCTGCCCGTCCGATTGGGATGTTAGAGATGATTGACAGTGGCGATCGCGACGAAAAAATTCTCTGTGTGCCCGCCGCCGACCCCCGCTATGCGGAGGTGAAGTCCCTCAAGGATGTGGCTCCTCACCGCCTCGAAGAAATTGCTGAATTCTTCCGCACCTACAAAAACCTGCAAAAGAAAGTCACAGAAATTCTTGGCTGGCAGGATGTGGAGGCCGTACAGCCCCTCGTGGAAAAGTGCATTAACGCCTATAAGGGCTAG